The Drosophila subobscura isolate 14011-0131.10 chromosome A, UCBerk_Dsub_1.0, whole genome shotgun sequence genome includes the window CGCGAACTGAGTGCCGGAAACTGCTCGACAAAAGTATTTATAGCCCGAGGGTGATGCCTGGTGCCTAGCATCAccttatatatacatatatacatacacctATTTAATACCATATCGATGTGATGTATTTCATGCGCATCACAGCAATCAGATAAGGTGCACTTGTCACTTAATTAGTTTCCATTTCTCGATCacactcactcgctcactcGCTCACTTGATCGTTTGCTCGAAAGCCCACAGTGCCGCACAGCCGGAGACGCCCGAGTTGCACCCCATCAGAATCAGATCtggagacagagatagagtgATACGAGCTTGGAGTGGGGCGGCAGCCTGCAGTCGCATGCCCAACGCCTCATCTGCATAAATTTCAGTTCTAACCAACTCAAACTCGACGCAGATAGCAAACCCGTAAGGCCAAGACCCACCCGATGCGGTTAACACTCTTTCAAGCAACAATTCTTATGATTATGATCAATAGCAAACACTTGCTGAACCCACAGGTCTCTGATCTAACGGCACCGAGGGTCGACATCGAACTGATTAGCGACATTCGCACAGATTGTTCTATAATTTATAAGCTCCATATACGGCCACAAACTTCCTCATCCAGCTGGCAAGGTCTGCTCTCCCGGGAGTGTATCAAACTGTAGGCAAAGTCTCACGTAAACGACAACAAGTgagtgccgctgccgctgctgctgctgctgctgctgctgctggttacGGTTACGACAACAATGCCATATTAATGCGAACCCGTTTCCGACCCATCGGACTCACAATTCTCAACTCAATATTCCCGATCCCCATCCCCATTGTTATGCTGACGACGTGCATTTGATAATTATTGATGGATGCCCCTTCAAATTACCGAAACCAAAAATACGTCACCCGAAAATGAAGTCTGCCTTCTCAGCGATTCCCAACACGAAACATGAGGACAGGAGAGCTTCCCCATAGAAGCTCTGATGTATGAGCATTTGTGTAAATAAAAGACATTTAATCACACAGATAGATGCAACATAAACAGAAATCTGTTGAAATCTTCCATTTCCAACACCTCTGGCAGGCCTAACAGGCGCCGCACTGGCTGTTGCTCGAGGTGAAAGAATTCTTGTCTGCATTTTGCCCGAATGGCTCTTCAGCATTGGCATCCACATAGAAGAAGCCCAAatcgctggcactggcatcgTAGCCCATGACTGTTCGGGTGTCATCGCAACTGCGTCCAAACCAGAGATTCGCATACCGATCGCATCGCTTGCCAAGGAAGTTGTTTGTGTTCGTGCGGTACACCGTCTCTGAGAAGTACTCGACGGCGCGGTTGTGCGAGCAGCTGATGTCATTCAGGCCCTCACAGCCACTCTTGAACGCAAACAGTCCCTCGACAAAGTAATCAGCATCGCCCACGACCTTCGGAGTGCCCAGGATTCCGGGATTCGAGTGTATAATGTCCACGAACCTGGCATCGCCACTGCGCACGCCCTCCAGATCGTTGCCATCGTAGAAACAGGGATTGGCCGGATCCAGGCCAGTCACTCTCGCCAAAGTCGCTCCTCCCGACAACTGTCTGAAGTAGCGGCCTGTCGAACCAGCAATCTGTGCACCCAGACTGTGTCCAACCACATGCACGTTCTCGACGACATAATTTCGGTTCAGCGTCAGCAAGGCCCTGGCCACATACTCCCCGATGGCGTCCGTGTTCAGCGCCGACCACGAGTACAAAGTGTCAATGAAGTTGGCTGCATCCAGTAACTGTTGCAGCAAAGGAAGATCAAATGAATATTAGATGCATGTAACTCAAGTTAACTTACCACAAAATTGGTATCATTGCGGCAGTTGTAGGCCTTGGCAGCTGGACCACTGTTCGATTCGGAAATGGTTGTTTTCCAGCCCGTAATGAAAATGACCGTGGGCCGATCCTGATAGAAGCCCGGCGCCTCCCACAGCCTCTCGGCCTCAGTGAGCGGAATGCTGACATTCTGGCACTCGTCAGTGCGCAGCAGGAAACTCATAAGCGACATGTCCGGTATAACCTTGGGACGGACAAGGCCCAGGTCAACGATTGTGCTGCATATATGATTGAGCACTGAGAAGGTGATGCTCAGCGGCTGCCCAACGACTGCTTGCTTCAGCGtatcctgcagctgctccagccgcGCACCCAAGTCTAGAATTTTCAGAGTCTCACTCCCACTGAGGTCAGCTCCTTGGTCGCCGCTGGACGGAGCCACGGCCAGGCCGAGAGCCAGCAGAAAAAGCAGCGGAATGGAAGGTGTCATGGTTGTGTGAGGAGACCACGGCCCATAGGAACCTTTTATACACCTGTGGACAAGccaagcaaatattttttcaattataaataatCATTATGGCCCTAAAGATATCCGCTATCCAGATTCTTATTTGTTTCGTGTTCCACGGGCGAGGTAGATACACGTACCACAGCCAGCTCCAAAGGGGGAAGGCCATGGGCAATTGCAATATAAAGCTGTCTGCGTTGTCAACTGCGACAGTAAAACAATTGACGATCGTTAAAAATATCGCAAGTAAAATGAGAAAAACGAgcagaaacatttaaaatctTTATGGATGTTTTCTTGTAttcttttctttcagtttGGCTATCTGCAATCTGGCATGACTGGACTAGCTGCACATTCTTACTGCATATATTAGTCAGTTTGATGAAACACTGCAATTTCTTAGAGACTTTGCTTAGGCCCAACAGGCGCCGCACTGGCTATGGCTCGAGGTAAAAGAATTCTCGTGTGCATTGGGTCCGTATGGCTCATCAGCATTAAAATCCACATAGAAGATACCCAGATCGCGGGAACTGGCATTGTAGCCCATGACTGTGCGGGTTTCATGGCAGTTGCGACCTTTCTCGAGATCCTCTTGCCGATCGCATCGCTTGCCCAGGAAGTTGTTTGTGTTCGCGGGGTACACCGTCTCGGCAAAGTAGTCGACGGCACGGTTGTGCGAGCAAGAGTTGATGTTCAGGAGCCCACAGCCCTTCATGTAGGCCTTTTTCAATCCATTGACAAAGAAATCAGCATCGCCCACGACTTTCTCTGTGCCCAGGACTCCAGGATTGGTGTGTATAATGTCCACGAACCTAGCATTGCCGCTGCGTATGCCCTTGGCATCATCGTAGAAACAGGGATTGGCCGGATCCAGACCAGTCACGCGCGACAGTGTCGCTCCTCCCGACAACTGCCTGAAGTGCCGGCCTGCCGATCCAGCAATCTGTGCACCCAGACTGTGTCCAATCAAGTGCACATTATCGATCACATAATTGCGGTTTAGCTTCAGCAAGGCCTTGGCCAAATACTCCCCAATGAGCTCCGTGTTCAGCGCCGACGACGCGTACAGGATTTCTATGAAGTTGGCTGCATCCAGTAACTGTTGAAGAAGTCACAGATCAGATGAATTTTAGACACATTTCAGTCCAATTTACTTACCACAAAATTAGTATCATTGCGACAATTGTAGGCCTTGGCAGCTGGACCACTGTTCGATTCGGAAATGGTTGTTTTCCAGCCCGTTATGAAGATGGCAGTGGGCCGATCCTGATGGAAGCCCGGCGCCTCCCACAGCCTCTCGGCCTCAGTGAGCGGAATGCTGACATTCTGGCACTCGTCAGTGCGCAGCAGGAAACTCATGCGCGACATGTCCGGCTTAATCTTAGGACGGATAAGGCCGAGGCGAATGAATTTTGTACAGGCTTTACTGAACTTGGAGAATGTGTGATCTATGAGAGGCGCAACTATCTTTCCTATAAACGGTCCACGCTGCTTTCCCACTTCTTCCTGAATCTCATTTTCACTCGAATCAGCTCCAATTTCAGCGATCGAAGGAGCCACGAACAGGCCCAtagccagcaggagcagcaccgAAATAAACGCTGTCATGGTTGTGTGAGGTGACGACAGTTCTTGGCCATCGTTTTTATACACAAGTCAAATATTTGGGAAATTAAATCACATATTTCTGCACCCTTAGACATCCAGTTTCTGGATTCCTCGGATTCTTCTGCATTCCTATCAGTGGTGCACGTGCCAAAGCTGCCAAATGCGAGCTCCGCTTGCCCAACCAGGTAGCTTTTCCCACTCGAAAGGGGCAGAAGATCAGCGGGTGGAGAGGGGCAAACTggcaagcaagcaaaaaccATTGGCAATCGCataatttccacaaaaatattttgcgtTAGGAAATGCTTTGGCTACTGCGGCCCAAAATGCGAATCGACATTAATAACTACTTTGCTACCGTTGGCAATTAcagactgcgactgagactgcgacCACCACTCCCCCAAACGGCGCACTATAGTGGGTGTACATACGTACGAGTTTGTATGAGCAGAGGCACAATCTGTGGGGCGGCTATTACATTTGTAATTTTGTGTGCTGGAAccgctgttgccgctgtgGATGTTAACGTTGATGTTGCCGCCATGCGCCGTCACGCgagccgagagccgagagccaagccaagtgAAGGAGCAAAGTGTGAGTGTGAaagtgagagaggagagtgctCGGAGGGGGCTGGCTGCGCATTTGATCGACCGATTCACGGCTTAATCTTCCCCTAAATGATTGCTCATGTGTGCGCTGCGCTGCCTTTGGTAAGTTATCAATAATTTATCGCAGCTAAAATGTTTCGCAAAATGTATGCCACGCTGCAGTTATATCACCTGGCAAATGGATGAATGCAACGACTTTTGAAACACACTTCATGTGTGTCATTATGTGTGTGATTTATGCTGAGATAATTaccaaattcaattgaaacatttgctgcattttctgTACTCGTATTTTAAGCAAATATTCACGCAATTCTTGCTGACATTTATTTCGACTTTGTAAAGTTCGAATGGCAAGAGCACCCATAATTCGtgtgcatttccatttgtgtttTCATTTCGGCAAAATGATTCGCACATTTTACGTTGTATTGGCGGCAGCCACAATCAGCCAGATGTACACATGTAACTTTAGCtattttgtttcgctttttacCTATTGCAAATCTTCCAGATACTCGTGTCCGTCAGTTATTGTTTGGGTTAGTAGATTGGGTGAGTGTGTCAGCTGTTGGTGGCTCTTTGGTGCAGCCTGGCGATCAAGCGAGGAGCATTCGCTCGCTCCGTTGGCTGGCGGCtgaattgcttttaattgcagtCAATAGACTCGTAGACTCGTGGAAACGAAATCAATTCCGACTGCCACACATATCTTTTATGGGGATATCTGTAATTAGACAAAAGACATAAGTTTCGATGAGGAAAGGTGTACAAAATGTCTTTCGATATATTTGTGCACTTATATTTGTGTTTCCGAGTCgccaaatatatttatttccctgccatgtttatttattatatttccaaAAACACTTCAGTAAATAAAGATACAGAATTGAACATGTAGGTGCAAAAATAGATTGGAAACCttcacaaattgaaattcctgAAGAACTTTAGCTCCGAGTCACAGCAACGAAGCTATGCCACAGGTTCATTATTTAGTTGAAGAAATATAAGTGCAAAAAATAGATGAAAATTCCTAGCACGATAAAAACTGATTGATGATTGTGCTTGGTTATTTTTGGCACTTGCAATTGGTTCTTTTGGGATACTTCGAGACAGCAGCTGTAGTTTTATTAGTAAACTAAAACCAGCAACTACAACTTGGACTTCTGCAGtaaaattccataaataatattaccAACTAAAAGctattttattatacccggtactcgaagagtaaatagggtatattgtatttgtgcggataacggttgtatgtaacgcacagaaggaaacgtttccgaccccataaagtatatatattcttgatcagcatcaatagccgagtcgattgagccatgtctgtctgtccgtctgtccgtctgtccgtccgtccgtctgtccgtcttgtttgtcggctagttctcagagactataagagctagagccaccaaattttggcaccagactgctgtatgctcacactgaaaccagtgtatttcaaaaatgagccccgcccccttccgcccacgcaaaagggcgaaaacctcccaaatctatcattttgaagataacagaaaactaaaaaagccattccgtagggaatgaccatatctatcagatcaccaaattgggatccaattggatcattattatagccacaatggagaaattaattttcagtggccaaacccaccccgtcccgcagcattcacactctgcttcgcgctgtttatggcctggcccctgacacgtcactgcctctgcctctgccgctgcctctgccctgactctgcagtgtgtgtttctaggggagggtggcgagctaaaggagcgtgttggcgtgagcagtgttgttgatgtagatgacagatgaagaaaaaatgtaaaattggacaaataaccgctaaagtgcagatttagtactgagtgccgggtataaaagttgtgacgcgtaagaagcgtctcacacgtcccttctcgttttcccTCTAGATCCATTGTCTCTTGGCTCTTTTCGGCTATTCAAACTACATACCTGCCCGcccaatttatatttaaagttaatttgtttgtttttcatctGTTTTGTTGTACCAGCAATTGGCAACTGCAATTTTTGGAATATTATTTTGCACAATGAAAATCTCTTAGTGCATTGTTTGGACTCAGAGCCCGGGGCCCAGTGTGGCTCGCTCTGCCATTCTATTGTTGATAAACTCAATTAGTTGGCCAATTGACGGAGTTGTGCCAAAAAATGTTGGCAGCTTCCGCATTGGCGCCGGAGATCCGCAACTTTGAGAGGCCTCAGCGGTAGGGCTGGTCTTGGATTGCGCAACGAACTTACACCGAGAACAGCCGCCGAACAGACCCAAAGGCAAAGCTCgaatattacgtatacgcaccGCCATTGCAACAGGCTACTCAATGGCTACGTCGATGTCTGCCACTGCGTCCACATACACGTAATGCGGAGTAAGTGCAGCAAATTATCAGCTCCAGCCGAACGGGCcgagcggcaggcaggcaggcaggcaggcagatgTCCGTTGCAACATTGTGGATGGCGATGGCCCAAACGGagcaagccaagccaagccaaacaaaagcaatgcgaagctgccactgccactgctgctgctgttgcagtttgtGGTTGgaaaatgcaggaaaatgcAGCACGTACACAGGTACACatcatgtgtgtttgtgctcaGCCCCGAAGCATATAAAATGAAACAGAGTTTGCCAAAAGAAATTAGTTGATTCGAAACATTTCGCCGCGTCGGTTAAGCCTTCACCCCAGTTCCACCCAGACATCATcgcagattcagattcagattccaATCACAGTCCATTGCAATATGTTCACGTACCGCTCgaagctgatgctgttgctgggccATCTGCTGGCTGGCGCTTTGTGCTCCCCCATTGGCGAGGACTACGCCTCGGGCGTCCACTCGGCTGGCCTGCTGGGCAGCTATGCTGGCGGCCTCACTGGCGGCGAGGCGCTCTCCAAGCTGGACTTTTCGCACGAGTTCTCCTCGTCGGAGCACGATCAGCTGGGTGCGCTGGGCGATCATCTGAGCGAGGACAGCTTCCCGGCCGActacggcagcagcagcagcagcgatgctgGCGAGGAGTATGCCGAGGCCAGTGAGCAGCACTCCCACTACGAGGAGGACCACAAGCCGGTGCCGGGCATTGATCACGGCAAGGGCGCCTTCAGCTACAGCAGCCTGTACGAGTTCAAGGATCGCGACGAGCACGAgctgcaccagctgcagcatcaggCACTCGAGCAGCAGGTGGAGCACGAGCAGGAGCATCAGCTGGAGCATCTCGAGCACCAGCTGAGTCTGGATCATCAGCTGGATCATCATCTGGATCATCATCTGGATCTGGAGCATCACTACTAAACCCTGTGATAGTCAACCCAAATTATAGCAAAAAGCCTCAACAATTACTTCGATGGGCAAACTTTGACGCAAttccttctgtttttttgttaatttttgaagcgatatttgaaataaatctaagttaaaaaaaacacaaaaatatgatcCTGTCGGATCAAAGGGTCAAAGGCAGCAGCTAACGGCCATGGGATTTCACCAGTGGCTGCTCGGAAAAGTCCAAATTGTCGCTGATTACAATGCGTGCCTCATGCTGGGGCAGCGTGGCCGCGTGTGGCAAGTGTGAGGTCAAGCCCTCAACGTAGAAGTGCGGCCATGGCTGGGCTAGGGGCGAGTGTGCGTGCAcgttgggcagcagcagcagctgcgtgtcAGAGTCGGcagccagctgcagcacacCCGAGCTGATGTGTATTGCCGGACCATAGGCTAAGCAAATGCATCAAAGAAGtgacaaaaaagagaaaaaaaacgcaCGTTGCTCATACGCACCGTGGACAGCCTGTGTCGatggcagctcctgctccaccgcATGGCCAGCTGTCAGTGTAACGGCGACTGCCAACAGCAGAATGGACAAGTTTACTTTCAACGCTGACATTTTGTTGTGGGATTGCACTTACAGCACTTTTTATAGCCACCAAGGAACGGAAGTTCTTGGTCTTGGCTGAAAGACCATCGGGGTTCGATCTCTTGACACTTTTCTGCAGCCGAACTTGGCACATAAAATATTGCATGACAACATGACGATAAAGATCAAGATCTTAGGTGCAAAAATTGGTGattaaatggatttatttCGCTGGTTTCCTTGCTTTTAAAACTCAGCGATCATTGGTAGAAATGTAATCAACGTTTGACTTCATACAAGTGCCAGCTGCATGAGCGTAGAAAGCGTAGAAAACCCAGTGATTTTGAATACAATTCAATCGATCTGTGCTGCTGATAGACTGTCGTCGCTGTGCTGCAtagaaattacttttaatCCAAAGAATGCATGAAATTGCATGGAAAGAACTTTATTCAAATTTGTCACGAACACTTGTCAAAAATGACATAATCGAAAGgtagcagcaaaaaaaccCAACTCTTAGATTGAAAGCGTGGATATTCCAGTGAgctaacaaaatatttgcgaCAATTATGAATCACAGCAGTCAGAGGAAAACGAAGGCACTACAAATGCTACTAGCTCAGGGCTTAAGCAGCCCTCGAAAATACCCATCCAAAGGCCAATCGATCAAGTGGCTGGGAGTCGCAGCTTCGCGTTCATTGCCAGCCTCTGAGAGCCGGAATCGAGTCGGAATCATTCGAAGTTAGTTAGCAGCCGCGTGCTAATTTCGGCTAGAATATCAATAACACAATGAACTCTGGAAAAACGAAGAAACGTAGAGCAAACCATGAACGACCAGCCGAAAAAACCCCCAAATAAAATTAGAAGACAAACGAAATCGATTGATGGACGCATATTCTGGCGATTGCATAAGTCCGCAGTCTGAGGTCGAAGCAATTTGAGAGTGTTATGAGATCCATCAGAGCGTTGTAAATACAATGACTGCGAATAATAAAGTTCAGATTTCGGGGTTGacttgttgatttattttatgtacacaGCGATCGGCTCGAAATTAtgcatacaacaaaaatatactcgTAATTATTCGATTTAGAActaggaaaaaaaaatagatacACAGTTGAGTAAGGTTAGGTAGGGTTTAGGTTGAGTGCGATTGGGATTGGGTCGTGGATGCCTTTCGCTTAGCAGCCGACCAGCTTCTCCAAGATGCCACCACGCTTCCAGCCACCGTTGAAGCCACCAGCGGAGGAGCCACCGTTGTAGCCACCGCTGTAGCCACCGTTGTAGCCTCCGTTGTAGCCTCCATTGTAGCCACCGTTGTAGCCTCCGTTGTAGCCACCATTGTAGTCGTTGTAGTCAGCCGCAGAAGCACTGGAGGATGCGCTCGAGTAGCTGCTGGccactggtgctggtgctccaTAGACTGGCGCTGGCACGCGTCCGGACTGATCCTCATCGACAATCACCTTGATGGTCTTCACAATCTGTTGGCTCTGTGCAACTGGAGCATAGCTGAcgggtgctggagctggagctggagcgtAGCTGACGGGGCGAGAGATGGCCACAGGTGCCGGGGCGGAGTACGTGACTTGaactggagcaggagcggcTTGATATCGCACCACGGGCTGGGGAGCGGGCACCGAGTAGGTAACTGGAGCGGGTGCAGGTGCGGCGTAAGTGACAGCAGGCGCACGTGGAGCCGAGTAGGTCACAGAGGGAGCTGGAGCGGAATAAGTCACAGAGGGAGCTGGCGCGGAGTAGGTCACGGAGGGTGCTGGCGCGGAGTAGGTCACAGCGGGTGCAGGAGCGGAGTAGGTCACagcgggagctggagccgaGTAGGTCACAGCGGGAGCTGGTGCAGAGTAGCTGACAGCAGGCAGGGCCTGAGCCGAGCTggaggcactggcactggagctggcgctggagtAGCCCTGGCTGTAGCCGCCATAGTTGCCGCCATAGTTGCCGCCATAGTTGCCGCCATAGCCCGAGCTACGTCCGTAGGAGGAGTACGATGGCTGCTCTACCACCTTGATGATCTTCACCACCTGCTCGCCGCCATAGCCGCCTCCGTAGCCGCCTCCATAGCCGCCTCCATAGCCGCCTCCGTAGCCACCTCCGTAGCTGTTGGATGAAGCGCTGCTGGAAGCGCCGCTCGAGCCGTATCCAGAATTGTAAACGGGACGACTGGGCTGGCTGTAGTAGCCCTGATTGTATCCGCCGGAATATCCACCGCTGCCGTAGCCACCGCCGCCGTAGCCACCGCCGCCGTAGCCACCGCCGCCgtagccaccgccgccagagCTGCCGCCACCGAGGCCGCCTCCAATGGCCTTGAGAAGCGCCAACTTGGCGCCCAGCAGCGCCTGGGCGGGTGCGGCAATGGCCAGCAGAGCAAGTGCTATGCAAACGAACAGCTTCATgatgtggattgtggattgggtttgggcttgggactggaactggatTGGActggattgggtttgggttggtgGTGCGGTGGTGCTACTGGCTCCTTAAGCAAAACTCAACTGATGTCCCAATTCGTGGAGACGCACTAATTTATAGGCAGCGCCAACGTTCGATCTTTCATCTCGTTCCCCAAACACTTCCCTCGCCCATCAATGGGTTAGCTGTATCcatagctgtagctgtatctgtgtctgtgtctgtgtctgtatctgtagctgtatctgtagctgtgtctgtgcgtgtgtttgtccAGTTCTAATCTATGCCACAAGCAGGGCtcagagctgagctgagcttgATCCAACGAGCGACAGTTTGGAGCTTCACCAAGCTGTTTGCTTAATTCATAAATAGTTACTTATAAGCCCAGCCAAGCagagaccaacaaaaaacatggGCGGGGCAGCAACACTCATCTCACAGCTCACATATCCGCCAGCACCGGCCACTGGCaccatccatcccatccatccatccattggGCTGTACCTGCCTGTCCCACGGTTCatctgtccgcctgtctgtcaCCTCAACTACTTAACCATCAAGTGAGATATTTTGCTCGCATCTCTGGGCAAACAATCTTAGCGTGGaaatacaacagcaacaaaaataaaatgggcAGCCAACTTTTGGTTGCCGGCACGGATTCGCAAGAAGCGCAGGTAATtccccaaacaaaataatacacTGAGAGAAGATTGAGTGTGGCTTATCAATAAAATGGAGAGCATCACAAAGAGCATCTGCGCTTATTTTGAGGCAAGAATATATTTGAAGAAAtatgccaaaaactaaaaatattttgtacattttgaacatatatttttgtatggaatgttaattgattttaatttctgaatttgtgtttcttttcACATTAAATAATTAAGTACAGAAGTAGAAATTCacataaaatttgtttaaattgtaAAGTGTTTCCTTGCTATTTTTACCTATAAGTTAAGTTAAATACCTAAAGTTATAAATGCTGAGTTTTGATTTTCTGAGTCCGACAACACTGCTCTGCATATCCGCTACtcaatttctctcagtgcaccCGCTAGACCATGTGCGTGGCCATTGTATTGTCTTTGTCACTCATTCAGTCACTGAAATCTTGTGCATGGCCACACGTAGTCAAAGGGGTTGGGGGTGGGGGCGATGGGATACGGGGACAACGACAGCCTAGCCAACGCTACGCCAAAGCACGCCCAACCCTAAGTCCGTACACCGAACGCCGAACCGAAGCGCAACGAACAGATGCGATCCGAGCCGAGCTTCATCCCAGTGTGTGACGCTCAGAAACTTGTCCACGCTGGCCACGTCTCAAGTAtgtttatttccatttaagatcaaatattacaaatgtaaatgtaaatgtaaatcatgcctttgctttgcttttgctttgcttcgcTATTTATCTAGACTGTTATGCAAATTAGGTCACCAACCAACAGAACACCGCACAAAAGCTTTTCCTGAATTCTGTGCAAAATGTGCTAAgccatttccataatttaGCAACAGGTTATCCATGTGTCCGCATGTAGATCCGGGCGGGGTGTGGTGGCAACATAAAAATTCCCTTTTTAACATCCAACTTTTATGTGTGGTTGGGGGCGTATTCTAGAGTTTatatttgcaattgaattgagTTGAAGTTGATTGCGTGGAGTACACTTTTAGCCCTTCCCAAAGTAGCTTTTccttattaatttttgttgtctgttaAATCTTTAGACACTCattgaaatgccaaaataGTTCTGAGCTGTACTGTACCCCGTAACTAATTTCTCTGTCTACTTTTCCACCAcgttctctgccgctgccgctgccgctgcctctgccactgccgctgcctctgcctgtgcctctccTCCTTTAGCTCTTTTTGGCTAAACATGGCAAATATTAAATCATAGCCAATTTACACATTCCCATTTACagatttttgtgggtttttcttATCTCCCGATACAGTGGGGTATTTTGATTTGAAGCAGATGTGTGTGCAACACTCAGAATATAATTCTGACCTGAACTCATTCTCGCATTTATCCCTAACTTTATATACTTACAAGCTAACCCCTCAGTTCGATGCTCAACTTTCTGTTTATTGTCAAAACTCTCAACCCATGTGTAAGGGTATTAAGACCATCGACTCAAAGCCACAGATTTTCTGcctaatttttgttgtttgtactTTTTGGTTTCGCATTTCAGTCTGCGGCTGGTGGCAGCGATTgggaagctgaagctgaagctggagctggtccagcaaaatcaatttacacCCAAAGCGTGTACAGCATTCTTGGCCCATACGTTTTTTTGGGCTTGGCTTTtgtgactttgactttggctttggctttgcttttggtttttggcactTGATCACCATTAGCAGTAGATATTGTTCGGCTAGCCACACGATCTGCaccgcagagagagagagagagcgcagaggGTGGGtagcacaaagagagagaggagcttAGAGAGGAGCAGAAcgagagaagcagagagagcgcagagtgAGAGGAACAGAGTGAGGTGCTTAGTGGGAAGCAGTGAGGGGCGGAGAGGAAGAGGGATAGAGTGAGAAGCAGAGTgggaggagcagagagagacagagagctaACTGAATGCGTAAACAGGCAACTGAATGCCGGGCCCAgcactcaactcaactcaacttaACTCTCGATTTCATTCAGAAACCCCCACATGAAGGTCAACCATTCTATGGGCGTTGGGTCTTCAATTAGGTGcgaaattttcatttggt containing:
- the LOC117899771 gene encoding phospholipase A1-like, which produces MTPSIPLLFLLALGLAVAPSSGDQGADLSGSETLKILDLGARLEQLQDTLKQAVVGQPLSITFSVLNHICSTIVDLGLVRPKVIPDMSLMSFLLRTDECQNVSIPLTEAERLWEAPGFYQDRPTVIFITGWKTTISESNSGPAAKAYNCRNDTNFVLLDAANFIDTLYSWSALNTDAIGEYVARALLTLNRNYVVENVHVVGHSLGAQIAGSTGRYFRQLSGGATLARVTGLDPANPCFYDGNDLEGVRSGDARFVDIIHSNPGILGTPKVVGDADYFVEGLFAFKSGCEGLNDISCSHNRAVEYFSETVYRTNTNNFLGKRCDRYANLWFGRSCDDTRTVMGYDASASDLGFFYVDANAEEPFGQNADKNSFTSSNSQCGAC
- the LOC117899796 gene encoding phospholipase A1-like, whose protein sequence is MGLFVAPSIAEIGADSSENEIQEEVGKQRGPFIGKIVAPLIDHTFSKFSKACTKFIRLGLIRPKIKPDMSRMSFLLRTDECQNVSIPLTEAERLWEAPGFHQDRPTAIFITGWKTTISESNSGPAAKAYNCRNDTNFVLLDAANFIEILYASSALNTELIGEYLAKALLKLNRNYVIDNVHLIGHSLGAQIAGSAGRHFRQLSGGATLSRVTGLDPANPCFYDDAKGIRSGNARFVDIIHTNPGVLGTEKVVGDADFFVNGLKKAYMKGCGLLNINSCSHNRAVDYFAETVYPANTNNFLGKRCDRQEDLEKGRNCHETRTVMGYNASSRDLGIFYVDFNADEPYGPNAHENSFTSSHSQCGACWA
- the LOC117899989 gene encoding uncharacterized protein LOC117899989 is translated as MFTYRSKLMLLLGHLLAGALCSPIGEDYASGVHSAGLLGSYAGGLTGGEALSKLDFSHEFSSSEHDQLGALGDHLSEDSFPADYGSSSSSDAGEEYAEASEQHSHYEEDHKPVPGIDHGKGAFSYSSLYEFKDRDEHELHQLQHQALEQQVEHEQEHQLEHLEHQLSLDHQLDHHLDHHLDLEHHY
- the LOC117895931 gene encoding uncharacterized protein LOC117895931 — protein: MSALKVNLSILLLAVAVTLTAGHAVEQELPSTQAVHAYGPAIHISSGVLQLAADSDTQLLLLPNVHAHSPLAQPWPHFYVEGLTSHLPHAATLPQHEARIVISDNLDFSEQPLVKSHGR